A DNA window from Gammaproteobacteria bacterium contains the following coding sequences:
- a CDS encoding YceI family protein translates to MAALAGTCAGIAWIGTAAAAEWTVVDDSSAVKFSAVQQGSRFNGEFEEFEATIDFDPSHPEAGSIVGVVQMASVNTRDHDRDATLGDPEWFNTSEYPEARFESQSIEKTDDGAFVAAGELTIKGKTNPAELRFTFDTSDPSAAHFLGTMKIDRFDYNVGEGWNDTSFVGQDVDVEVDLSLMK, encoded by the coding sequence ATGGCAGCGCTCGCCGGCACCTGCGCGGGCATCGCATGGATCGGAACGGCGGCTGCGGCCGAGTGGACCGTCGTCGACGATTCGAGCGCCGTCAAGTTCAGCGCGGTCCAGCAGGGGTCGCGATTCAACGGCGAGTTCGAGGAGTTCGAAGCGACGATCGACTTCGACCCGAGCCACCCCGAAGCGGGCTCGATCGTCGGCGTCGTGCAGATGGCCTCGGTGAACACGCGCGACCACGACCGTGACGCCACGCTCGGCGACCCGGAATGGTTCAATACGAGCGAATATCCGGAGGCGCGCTTCGAGTCTCAAAGCATCGAGAAGACCGACGACGGCGCGTTCGTCGCCGCCGGCGAGCTCACGATCAAGGGCAAAACGAACCCGGCGGAGCTCCGTTTCACGTTCGACACGAGCGACCCTTCGGCCGCGCATTTTCTCGGCACGATGAAGATCGACCGCTTCGATTACAACGTCGGCGAGGGCTGGAACGACACGAGCTTCGTCGGCCAGGACGTCGACGTCGAGGTCGACCTGAGCCTTATGAAGTAG
- a CDS encoding class I SAM-dependent methyltransferase has product MHSVDVDVRELKPVELSAPGAKVIVTPLPSGRNRIDVHKLDESLVVKFAGWETAYDLELIRLILKVKGPSYLCDEIARDESAAYTGAALRWALLGYVGEETFAHKRILDFGCGSGASTARLCRMFPSASVIGVDIHEDSLEIARARARFYGLRNAKFVLSAAGDEVPSGLGRFDHVVLCAVYEHLLPEERESLLPKLWAALEPGGVLFLRETPHRFFPIETHTTGLPLINYLPPRAALWLTRKCSRYWSGDVTWPELLRGGVRGATIGEIERILKRCPGRARLLKPRRLGVEDRIDLWYLTAEKSRHSASKHRIYRILKGMKRFTGVEFPPYLELALQKQPASA; this is encoded by the coding sequence GTGCACTCAGTCGACGTCGATGTCCGAGAGCTCAAGCCGGTCGAGCTGTCGGCACCGGGCGCGAAAGTCATCGTCACGCCGCTGCCGTCCGGGCGCAATAGGATCGACGTGCACAAGCTCGACGAGTCTCTCGTCGTCAAGTTCGCCGGGTGGGAGACGGCCTACGACCTCGAGCTCATCCGCCTCATCCTGAAGGTGAAGGGGCCGTCCTATCTGTGCGACGAGATCGCCAGGGACGAATCGGCGGCGTACACGGGTGCGGCGCTGCGGTGGGCGCTGCTCGGCTACGTCGGCGAAGAAACCTTCGCGCACAAGCGGATTCTCGATTTCGGCTGCGGCTCCGGCGCGTCGACCGCCAGGCTGTGCCGGATGTTCCCCAGCGCTTCCGTCATCGGTGTCGACATCCACGAGGATTCGCTCGAGATCGCGCGGGCGCGGGCGCGCTTCTACGGACTGCGTAACGCGAAGTTCGTGTTGTCGGCGGCCGGAGACGAGGTTCCGTCGGGGCTCGGCCGGTTCGACCACGTCGTGCTGTGCGCCGTCTACGAGCATCTGCTTCCGGAGGAGCGCGAGAGCCTGCTGCCGAAGCTGTGGGCCGCGCTCGAGCCCGGCGGCGTGCTGTTTCTCCGCGAGACGCCGCACCGGTTCTTTCCGATCGAGACGCACACCACGGGCCTGCCGCTGATCAACTATTTGCCGCCGCGCGCGGCATTGTGGCTCACGCGCAAGTGCTCGAGGTACTGGAGCGGCGACGTCACGTGGCCCGAGCTGCTGCGCGGCGGAGTCCGGGGCGCGACGATCGGCGAGATCGAGCGCATCTTGAAGCGCTGCCCTGGCCGCGCCCGATTGCTGAAGCCGCGTCGCCTCGGCGTCGAGGACCGCATCGATCTGTGGTACCTCACGGCGGAGAAGTCGCGTCACAGCGCCAGCAAGCACCGGATCTACCGCATCCTGAAAGGCATGAAGCGCTTTACCGGCGTGGAGTTTCCGCCTTATCTCGAGCTCGCGTTGCAGAAGCAGCCCGCGTCCGCTTAG
- a CDS encoding glutathione S-transferase family protein: MGIMIDGRWVTDEKVASLRFRDGRFERNPSVIRNWVTEDGSAGPTGEGGFQAEPGRYHLYVAFGCPWAHRTLIFRKLKGLERHISVSFAMPRRTEQGWVFERGSSRCADTALGTDALWQVYARGHPGYTGRVTVPVLFDKRSGRIVSNESADIIRMLNSAFDAVGARPVDYYPEPLRPEIDALNERIYENFNNGVYRAGFAQTQEAYEEAFDQVFETMDWLDRRLADRRYLCGDAQTEADWRLFPTLARFDVAYHYAFKCNLRRLIDYEHLWPYARDLYQTDGIRETVFFDLYKQGYFSLSELRNPLGIVPKGPLIDFDRPHDRARLASASQAG; the protein is encoded by the coding sequence ATGGGGATCATGATCGACGGCCGTTGGGTCACGGACGAGAAGGTCGCGTCGCTTCGCTTCCGTGACGGGCGCTTCGAGCGCAACCCGTCCGTGATCCGGAATTGGGTCACCGAGGACGGCTCGGCGGGCCCCACCGGGGAAGGCGGCTTCCAGGCGGAGCCGGGCCGCTACCACCTTTACGTCGCGTTCGGCTGCCCGTGGGCGCACCGCACCCTGATCTTCCGCAAGCTCAAAGGTCTCGAGAGGCACATTTCGGTCTCGTTCGCCATGCCGCGGCGCACGGAGCAAGGTTGGGTGTTCGAGCGCGGCTCATCGCGGTGCGCCGACACGGCTCTCGGCACCGACGCGCTCTGGCAGGTCTACGCCCGCGGCCATCCCGGCTACACCGGCCGGGTAACGGTCCCGGTGCTCTTCGACAAGCGCAGCGGGCGAATCGTCTCCAACGAATCGGCCGACATCATCCGAATGCTGAACTCTGCGTTCGACGCCGTCGGCGCGCGGCCGGTCGACTACTACCCCGAGCCGCTTCGACCCGAGATCGACGCGCTCAACGAGCGCATCTACGAGAACTTCAACAACGGCGTCTACCGGGCGGGCTTCGCGCAGACGCAAGAGGCCTACGAGGAGGCCTTCGACCAGGTCTTCGAGACGATGGACTGGCTCGACCGCCGCCTCGCCGATCGGCGATATCTGTGCGGGGACGCGCAGACGGAAGCCGATTGGCGCCTGTTCCCGACCCTCGCCCGCTTCGACGTCGCTTACCACTACGCCTTCAAATGCAACCTCCGGCGGCTGATCGACTACGAGCACCTGTGGCCGTACGCGCGCGACCTGTACCAAACCGACGGCATCCGCGAGACCGTGTTCTTCGACCTCTACAAGCAGGGCTACTTTTCGCTGAGCGAGCTCAGGAACCCGCTCGGGATCGTTCCCAAGGGCCCGTTGATCGACTTCGACCGCCCGCACGACCGTGCGCGGCTCGCCAGCGCCTCACAGGCCGGCTGA